A window from Streptomyces griseiscabiei encodes these proteins:
- a CDS encoding SDR family NAD(P)-dependent oxidoreductase: MGKLDGRVVLVTGAARGQGEQEARLFRAEGAEVVVADVLDDQGEALAKEIGALYVHLDVSAEDDWTAAVAAAKGAYGRVDGLVNNAGVLRFNSLVDTPLDEFMQVVRVNQVGVFLGVKTLAPEIEAAGGGTIVNTASYTGMTGMAYVGAYAATKHAIVGLTRVAALELARKGIRVNAVCPGSIDTAMTDPGDEASAEAVARLYRKRVPLGRIGRAEEVARLALFLSCDDSSYITGQPFVIDGGWLAGVSLV, from the coding sequence ATGGGCAAGCTCGACGGACGTGTCGTCCTCGTCACAGGTGCCGCGCGCGGCCAGGGCGAGCAGGAGGCCCGGCTGTTCCGGGCGGAGGGGGCCGAGGTCGTCGTCGCCGACGTCCTCGACGATCAGGGAGAGGCCCTCGCCAAGGAGATCGGCGCGCTCTACGTCCACCTGGACGTGAGCGCCGAGGACGACTGGACGGCCGCCGTCGCCGCCGCCAAGGGCGCGTACGGCCGGGTGGACGGCCTCGTCAACAACGCCGGAGTGCTGCGCTTCAACTCCCTCGTCGACACCCCCCTCGACGAGTTCATGCAGGTCGTACGGGTCAACCAGGTGGGCGTCTTCCTCGGCGTCAAGACCCTCGCCCCCGAGATCGAGGCGGCCGGCGGCGGCACCATCGTCAACACCGCCTCGTACACGGGGATGACGGGGATGGCGTACGTCGGCGCGTACGCCGCGACCAAGCACGCGATCGTCGGCCTCACCCGCGTCGCCGCGCTGGAGCTGGCCCGCAAGGGCATCCGGGTCAACGCGGTGTGCCCCGGCTCCATCGACACCGCCATGACCGACCCGGGCGACGAGGCGTCCGCCGAGGCCGTCGCCAGGCTCTACCGCAAGCGGGTCCCGCTCGGCCGGATCGGCCGCGCCGAGGAGGTCGCCCGGCTCGCGCTCTTCCTCTCCTGCGACGACTCCTCGTACATCACCGGGCAGCCGTTCGTGATCGACGGGGGGTGGCTGGCCGGGGTGAGTCTTGTCTGA
- a CDS encoding LLM class flavin-dependent oxidoreductase: protein MEFGLFVQGYVGKRAETDPLAEHKALMEETEYVIQADKSGFKYAWASEHHFLEEYSHLSANDVFLGYLAHATDRIHLGSGIFNPLAQVNHPVKVAEKVTMLDHLSEGRFEFGSGRGAGSHEILGFIPGVTDMNYTKEIWEETIAEFPKMWLQDEYVGFQGKHWSLPPRKILPKPYGKSHPAMWYAAGSPPSYSMAARKGLGVLGFSVQKVSDMEWVLEKYKTAIVDAEPIGDFVNDNVMVTTTAICAPTHDEAVRIAVNGGLHYLPSLVFRYHDTFPRPDGFPVWPETLPEYNEEFIELLIEEELLICGDPDEVVRQCKRWEQAGADQLSFGLPVGVPKEETLQTIRLVGEHVIPKIDTDPVHRTSRFRAAG from the coding sequence GTGGAATTCGGGCTCTTTGTACAGGGGTACGTGGGCAAGCGGGCCGAGACCGACCCGCTCGCGGAGCACAAGGCGCTGATGGAGGAGACCGAGTACGTCATCCAGGCGGACAAGTCCGGCTTCAAGTACGCCTGGGCCTCCGAGCACCACTTCCTGGAGGAGTACTCGCACCTCTCCGCCAACGACGTCTTCCTCGGCTACCTCGCGCACGCGACGGACCGCATCCACCTGGGATCCGGCATCTTCAACCCGCTCGCCCAGGTCAACCACCCGGTGAAGGTCGCCGAGAAGGTGACCATGCTCGACCATCTCAGCGAGGGGCGCTTCGAGTTCGGCAGCGGGCGCGGGGCCGGTTCGCACGAGATCCTCGGGTTCATCCCCGGGGTGACCGACATGAACTACACCAAGGAGATCTGGGAAGAGACCATCGCCGAGTTCCCCAAGATGTGGCTCCAGGACGAGTACGTCGGCTTCCAGGGCAAGCACTGGTCGCTGCCGCCGCGCAAGATCCTGCCCAAGCCGTACGGGAAGTCGCACCCCGCGATGTGGTACGCCGCCGGGTCGCCGCCCTCGTACTCCATGGCCGCGCGCAAGGGGCTCGGGGTGCTCGGCTTCAGTGTGCAGAAGGTCTCCGACATGGAGTGGGTGCTGGAGAAGTACAAGACCGCCATCGTCGACGCCGAACCGATCGGTGACTTCGTCAACGACAACGTCATGGTGACGACCACCGCGATCTGCGCGCCCACGCACGACGAGGCGGTGCGGATCGCGGTCAACGGCGGGCTGCACTATCTGCCGTCGCTGGTCTTCCGGTACCACGACACGTTCCCCCGGCCCGACGGGTTCCCCGTGTGGCCGGAGACGCTGCCCGAGTACAACGAGGAGTTCATCGAACTGCTCATCGAGGAAGAGCTGTTGATCTGCGGGGACCCGGACGAAGTGGTCCGGCAGTGCAAGCGGTGGGAGCAGGCCGGGGCGGATCAGCTGAGCTTCGGGCTGCCGGTGGGGGTGCCGAAGGAGGAGACCCTGCAGACGATCCGGCTGGTCGGGGAGCATGTCATTCCGAAGATCGACACGGATCCTGTGCACCGGACGTCCCGCTTCCGGGCTGCCGGGTGA
- a CDS encoding N-acyl-D-amino-acid deacylase family protein — MLDHVIKGVTVVDGTGAPAYTADVGIRDGRIAVVGSVTEEARTSEDAAGLVLAPGFVDPHTHYDAQLFWDPYATPSLNHGVTTVAGGNCGFTLAPLNPGRPEDADYTRRMMSKVEGMSLVALEEGAPWNWNGFGEYLDALEGRIAVNAGFMVGHCALRRYVMGPDAIGGQPSDEQLDAMLRLFHEAMEAGAWGLSTTQSSTHSDGDGQPVASRHAKPAELIALSRAVGEHEGTQIEAIVAGCLDQFSDEEIDLFVEMSAVAGRPLNWNVLTIDAAVPERVPRQLEASERARKAGGRVVALTMPILTPMNMSLGTFCALNLIPGWGPVLGLPVPERIERLRDPAVRAEMLRRADSKEAGVFRRLANFGRYVIGDTYSEANEGLTGRVVKDIAAERGQEPFECLVEICAADDLRTVLWPMPTDNDPGSWTLRAETWRHEDVLLGGSDAGAHLDRMCGAPYTTRFIGDCLRGRKLVGLEQAVKMLTDDPARLFGLRERGQVREGWHADLVLFDPERVDAGKATLVHDLPGDSPRLDSKAIGIRAVWVNGVEAIRDDTVTGAVPGKVLRSGRDTRTVSTR; from the coding sequence GTGCTCGACCATGTCATCAAAGGGGTGACCGTCGTCGACGGGACCGGCGCCCCCGCGTACACCGCTGACGTGGGCATACGGGACGGGCGTATCGCCGTCGTCGGGAGCGTCACCGAGGAGGCGCGTACGTCCGAGGACGCGGCCGGGCTGGTGCTCGCGCCCGGCTTCGTCGACCCCCACACGCACTACGACGCCCAGCTGTTCTGGGACCCGTACGCCACACCGTCCCTCAACCACGGGGTCACCACGGTCGCGGGCGGGAACTGCGGTTTCACGCTCGCGCCGCTGAACCCCGGCCGTCCCGAGGACGCGGACTACACGCGGCGGATGATGTCCAAGGTCGAGGGGATGTCGCTGGTCGCGCTGGAGGAGGGGGCGCCCTGGAACTGGAACGGGTTCGGGGAGTACCTGGACGCCCTCGAAGGCCGGATAGCGGTCAACGCCGGTTTCATGGTGGGACATTGCGCGCTGCGGCGGTATGTGATGGGCCCGGACGCCATCGGCGGGCAGCCGAGCGACGAGCAACTGGACGCCATGCTGCGGCTGTTCCACGAGGCGATGGAGGCGGGCGCGTGGGGGCTGTCCACCACGCAGTCGTCGACGCACAGCGACGGGGACGGACAGCCGGTCGCGTCACGGCACGCGAAGCCCGCCGAACTGATCGCGCTGTCCCGGGCGGTGGGCGAGCACGAGGGCACCCAGATCGAGGCGATCGTCGCCGGATGCCTGGACCAGTTCAGCGACGAGGAGATCGATCTCTTCGTGGAGATGAGCGCGGTCGCCGGGCGTCCCCTCAACTGGAACGTGCTGACGATCGACGCCGCCGTCCCCGAGCGCGTGCCGCGCCAGCTGGAGGCCAGCGAGCGGGCACGGAAGGCCGGGGGCCGGGTGGTCGCCCTGACGATGCCGATCCTCACGCCCATGAACATGTCCCTCGGCACCTTCTGCGCGCTGAACCTGATCCCCGGCTGGGGCCCGGTCCTGGGCCTGCCCGTGCCCGAGCGGATCGAGCGCCTGCGCGACCCCGCCGTACGGGCCGAGATGCTGCGCCGCGCGGACAGCAAGGAGGCGGGCGTCTTCCGGCGGCTCGCCAACTTCGGGCGGTACGTCATCGGCGACACCTACAGCGAGGCGAACGAGGGCCTGACCGGGCGGGTGGTGAAGGACATCGCGGCCGAGCGCGGCCAGGAACCGTTCGAGTGCCTGGTGGAGATCTGCGCCGCCGACGACCTCCGTACGGTCCTGTGGCCCATGCCCACCGACAACGACCCCGGCTCCTGGACCCTGCGCGCCGAGACCTGGCGCCACGAGGACGTCCTCCTCGGCGGCTCCGACGCGGGCGCCCATCTGGACCGGATGTGCGGCGCCCCGTACACCACCCGGTTCATCGGGGACTGTCTGCGCGGCCGGAAACTGGTCGGGCTCGAACAGGCCGTGAAGATGCTGACCGACGACCCGGCACGCCTCTTCGGCCTGCGGGAACGGGGACAGGTGCGGGAGGGGTGGCATGCGGACCTCGTCCTGTTCGACCCGGAGCGTGTCGACGCCGGCAAGGCCACCCTGGTGCACGACCTGCCGGGCGACAGTCCGCGCCTCGACTCC